The sequence below is a genomic window from Anopheles cruzii chromosome 3, idAnoCruzAS_RS32_06, whole genome shotgun sequence.
ACTTCGAAGAAATTTTCCACATCGTGCTCATCGTACGTGAGGTGGCCTTTCAGATGCTTCAGAAACGCCAAAAACTCGTGGGCCACAatcggttggccaccgttgggcGTGAAATCGCTACCGTACATATTGAGGCCCAACATTATCTTGGCACGCTTTTCTGCCAAGTTCTCCGCCCCATCCGGACAGATGTGAAGCACAGCGTTCCGGACCCAATAGAGTGGTGCGTTGGCCCCCGGTCGTTGCACGCTGGAGAAGTCGTACGTCATCAGCGAAAAGGCCGTCACAAACGGGGCAAGCGCTTCAAAGTGCTTGCGCGAGAACAGATCGTACGTTTCTTTCCGTGCCGGCGGAATCACAAGGATACAGTCGTACGAAGCCGCGGTGAGTGTGGTGCAAATTTCTTCCACCAACCCAGTCAGGTAACTGTCCTCGACGCGCGCCGCTAGCTGTGACCAAACTTCCAGCACGAATCCATCAAATTTGTGCTTGCGGACCGTGGCCAGCAAGAGTTTCGCAACGATGAACCGTTCCTCGGGGTACGTTAGTAGCTGTGAAAAGTCGCGATCGGTGAAGCGATCGAAGAGAACCCGTGGCACGACTGAAAACAAGGACGACAGAACGTGAGTGAAGATTACTGCACACGAGGTGGCACGGTGTACCTCGATTGTTAATCGATGAGCCCGCTTTCTTGACATCCTTCACCCATCCATCATCGATGTCGTGCACTCCGGCGATTTCGTACTGTTTGGGACCTTTCCGCAGAACCTGAAGCCAAACCGGTGACACGTAATCGAACTTGGCGCCCCATGTTTTGGCCACGTCATATCCATGATTATTCCACTGCAACAACAAGGAACGATATATGAATGTGTGGATCCTTTCGGAAATCATGATGCTTCACCGATTGGGAACCTACCGGCGTTACGAAGCCTAGAACTTTGCCATCGAACAGCTTGTTGGACGTATGCTCGTAGTACGCCCCGTTCTCCACGATTATGTCCTTCGCAGAGGGCTCTCCCTGTACCAGGCCGCGCTCGTACACGTTCGCAGGCTGAGGGCCAACTTTCAGCTTCACTTCTTTCACCTTTTTGGCCTTAGTCTTATCAGATGGGGACAGTGTAGCGAAGGCAACATGGTTCACGAGCGTACAAACCGCCACGAAGGCCACAATAAGCCGATTCGATGGCCTCTGGAGCAGCATCTTGGAGAAGGTAAACGTACCGCCGACGACGTCACTGACTAGAAAGTGCTGCGATATGCCGCAGGATCTGATAACCGTGTTATCACCGGGCTGTGAATCACAATTCCATATCGAATACGGCCGGAATTcgggtttgtttacattccgGTGGTTATCGCCGGTTTGACAGCGCGCGGTGAAAATGAACACCGAaatgaacaaattgacagTTGAAAATATTTCCTTCGGTGAAATGTTTCATGCTTTGCTAGCGTCTTGCTAGAGCGATCACAAACAGATCGAGGTGGATCGAGAGAtctttctttcatctcttggtttgctttctctcgcgctctttGATTCTCTTCGAGTCACGCTCCGCAATTTCACGCATGTTTCGCGTCGGCTACGTTATAAAACTAACAAACTAAATTGAAACGCCTCTCAGTAGCTGGCAAGAAGTTGGAACGATCGCGCGCGTGCGGATAAACGAGTTCGGCCTCGTGGTGGCCCTTTttgttcgcggttcgcggttgcATATTTGCATCGGACGTTAGTTACGCAGAGTGTCAACAATTTCGATTGGCCGATTCGGTTTCGATACGATCGGTGACCGGAAAGTAATCAACAATCCCCCGCAGTGCTTCAGTGAAAGGTGGATGAATGTTACAAGAAGAAACTAAAAAGCAACATATCAACAATCGTCGAACATGAGTCTTAGTACTGGCTGAGACTCTCCTACGGAACCGGGAGCAGGCTCGGTGAAAGTAAAAGTAGAAAAGTCGCACAAATCTTGCAAATCTGGGATTCGACCGCTTGATACGCAGCGCTTTCGCGCAACTGCTGACCGCACTTCTTGCGCACGCGAAGCTCTTTTCGACCGGTTGACGAGTTCTGCTTCCGGACCAGGACTACAAACCGGAACTGGTATGCGTGTCACAAGTGTGAAACTGAAACCCATCAAGAATGGCGCGCTACGATAAGGTGAAACGATTGAAAAGTGTGACAGTGCTTTAAGTGATATTGTGAGTGCAtttaagaaattaaaaatgataTAAACTGCTAGAAAACACCCGAAACCCATCACGtaaaccaccaccgggccaggAGGCCAGTTTGTAAGAAGGAGCAGCTCAACGACACCAGTACGAGTCACCAGCCACCGTGAAAAAATGACCAACTTAACCGGAATGGGTCTATTTTTACTTTGCACGCTGTCGGCGCTGATCACTTTCACTGGAAACGGTACGTGGTGGGCCAGATCCCAGATCTACTCGAGGGCGAGTAGATTTGGCGCGGAAGTGAGGGTTTGGCTTCTGGCGTTAGGCGTGTCAGCGCTaaccacctgctgctgctgccggcgggaGAGAAAAACTAAAGATAAAAAACTGAAACCGCAAACGCAGCACCGCTCAGAAGTAATGATGCATTCGTGGTTGCAGCGCGATGCATCGGGGAGCGGCGATGCTGAGAAGATCGTCTCCATTCCGCGGAGCGATCGACCCGCGGTGACTGGGAAAGCGACAATCCCAACGGGGTTAAAcgaagaaagggaaaaattGCATTGCGTTTCGGATTTCTAGTTACTGAAAACCGGGTGCGGAAACGAGAGATTTTGATTTCGAGCAACGAGTTGGGCGGCCGGGCCGCGGGTTGCTGTCGCCTCGGGAATGTGTGTTCCAGTGGAAAGACTTACGAGTACGAGTCTGTGGCGCCGTGTTGGGCTAGGTTCGGAACGACGGCCGGAAGTGAAATTTCCCGCACACAGAAACCGCACGGAAACATGGAAAGTGTTGAAGACGGAAAACCGCACATGCATCTGCAACGATGGAGTGACTTTACCTATGAGGTACTTTGTATTTCTCGAGCCGTAAATGGGACGGCTGAGCACTTCGGGGAAACACAGAACAGGAACACGCTCTAGAAGCTTCTTGTGGTGGTTCACGCTCTAGAAGCTTCCCGCCGTTTGGGTCGATCGTTGCATCTGATGTTACAAATTTCTGATGCTGCAATGTTGGTAACTGTACTAAACGAAGCCGGGCCAGGGTCTGGAAGAACAATTTTAAAGCAACACGCTGATTTTTAACGCTGATCGAAACCGGGACGACACTCAGAAAGCAAACCCAGTAAGCCCACAGTTTGGCgttaaatcaaacaaactgAAAAATTGGTTCCCCTTGCGTTTCTGCACCAGATGCGCTGAAGGTAATTAATGATTCATTCGAGTGCAGTATCGCACACGGGGCCAGCTGTAGAGCTCTACAAGCGTTATTATACACAAAGGCAGCGGTAAGGAAAATATGTGCCACATaatattgaaagaaaaacgacaCCGTTGGGCAAACGGTGGAAAATGACACTCGAAAAACTGGGTTGAAAGGAAACCCTCGGTGGCATTTGCCGTGGCTGGAAAGCGAGAGGCAAAGGAAATGATCgagaaaaataaatgtaaatcAGACTGGaaccaccgctgccgctgggCGAGCGCTCAGCCCTCCCCGCTAAACGGTACTTATCAACCGACGGGCCGGGCGGGCTGAGGCGagaaaaactggaaactggAAATGGTGacatggaaaattgaattacaaaTAT
It includes:
- the LOC128272555 gene encoding chitinase domain-containing protein 1, whose product is MLLQRPSNRLIVAFVAVCTLVNHVAFATLSPSDKTKAKKVKEVKLKVGPQPANVYERGLVQGEPSAKDIIVENGAYYEHTSNKLFDGKVLGFVTPWNNHGYDVAKTWGAKFDYVSPVWLQVLRKGPKQYEIAGVHDIDDGWVKDVKKAGSSINNRVVPRVLFDRFTDRDFSQLLTYPEERFIVAKLLLATVRKHKFDGFVLEVWSQLAARVEDSYLTGLVEEICTTLTAASYDCILVIPPARKETYDLFSRKHFEALAPFVTAFSLMTYDFSSVQRPGANAPLYWVRNAVLHICPDGAENLAEKRAKIMLGLNMYGSDFTPNGGQPIVAHEFLAFLKHLKGHLTYDEHDVENFFEVKTSNGRHMVFYPTLFSIDERLKLARELGTGLSIWELGQGLDYFYDLF